The following are encoded in a window of Sulfitobacter sp. S190 genomic DNA:
- a CDS encoding Crp/Fnr family transcriptional regulator, with protein MSIDYESCLISRLSRFVALTEAECAFVASMEKDERACRKGHPVVNIGDVSEGVTVLKSGWAVVKSGSAKGPSQILRIYLPGEVMGIAELGSSHANHQIVMLTDGTVCPFPRKGLAPLFNDYPRLAALLMSLSSLDQIALRHHANSLASMDAANKLKYWLLQLRSRLEVANVGLGNRFRVPFSQVEIGQAVGMTSIYVNKLLRKFVDEGDLEIERPYFRLLKREVWEHDCEFVNAFRDMDTSWFPDTVGEGKIGAADLSK; from the coding sequence ATGTCGATTGATTACGAAAGCTGTCTTATCAGCCGCCTATCGCGCTTCGTCGCGCTTACGGAAGCGGAATGTGCGTTTGTCGCAAGCATGGAAAAAGACGAGCGTGCCTGTCGGAAAGGGCATCCGGTCGTAAACATCGGTGATGTCTCCGAAGGAGTTACCGTCCTGAAGTCCGGTTGGGCCGTGGTGAAATCTGGCAGTGCGAAAGGACCTAGTCAGATCCTGCGGATCTATCTGCCGGGTGAAGTGATGGGTATAGCCGAGCTTGGATCGTCTCATGCGAACCACCAGATCGTTATGTTGACAGACGGGACGGTTTGTCCCTTTCCCCGTAAAGGCTTGGCACCTTTGTTCAACGACTATCCGAGACTGGCGGCGCTGCTCATGTCGCTCAGTAGCCTTGACCAGATCGCTCTGCGCCATCATGCAAACAGCCTTGCCTCGATGGATGCTGCAAACAAGTTGAAGTATTGGCTCCTACAGCTTCGATCCCGTCTGGAAGTCGCGAATGTGGGTTTGGGCAATCGCTTTCGCGTACCCTTTAGCCAAGTCGAAATCGGACAAGCGGTGGGTATGACGTCGATCTACGTGAACAAGCTGCTCAGAAAGTTCGTCGACGAGGGGGATCTGGAGATTGAACGGCCCTACTTCCGACTGTTGAAAAGGGAAGTGTGGGAGCACGACTGCGAGTTTGTGAACGCCTTCCGAGATATGGATACCTCATGGTTTCCCGACACCGTTGGTGAGGGGAAGATCGGGGCCGCA
- a CDS encoding C45 family autoproteolytic acyltransferase/hydolase, whose amino-acid sequence MIKVLMQAERWCAFSSIVWKVYRNMSLSTLTFDAVDECLPGQKWLARWNRSWPAYEAWFTARGGDMGPSRSESEAALKRHMPELYPIYVKLLRLAGGTDRAARFLTTWCPPCYLGGCSIAASATKSEVRLVRNYDLSPELNEGLLLRSEWNGRPVMGMIEFLWGVSDGINEAGLSVALAYGGRSETATGFGITTILRYVLETCDTVSQALSVLGRVPSHMAYNVVLADAEGHTASVELTPGGGCKRMRKAIATNHQSGPKMAERPEFTRSFERLSHLDQLDVPPEELCAQFLDAPLLQHRYSEGFGTLFTAEYDPKRRSLALTMAGVHWTQKLGDFREGQETIRYAAERAVTADQPDGQRPKWSMAGLIDWSEVATDYASGCGKEIWQYLPSSDRTAQQPGKKTMEMVE is encoded by the coding sequence ATGATCAAGGTCCTGATGCAAGCCGAGAGATGGTGCGCTTTTTCTTCAATTGTGTGGAAGGTGTATAGAAATATGTCATTATCGACACTTACGTTCGACGCAGTTGATGAATGTCTTCCTGGTCAGAAATGGTTGGCGCGCTGGAACCGTTCATGGCCGGCATACGAGGCTTGGTTCACGGCCCGTGGCGGCGACATGGGTCCTTCACGGAGCGAGTCTGAAGCCGCGCTTAAACGGCACATGCCAGAACTCTATCCGATCTATGTCAAACTTCTCAGGCTGGCTGGTGGAACGGATCGGGCTGCCCGCTTCCTGACAACGTGGTGTCCTCCTTGCTATCTTGGTGGTTGCTCGATTGCTGCGTCAGCTACAAAATCCGAGGTTCGTCTTGTAAGAAATTACGACTTGTCGCCAGAGCTGAATGAGGGGCTGCTTTTGAGGTCCGAATGGAACGGGCGACCCGTCATGGGGATGATCGAGTTTTTATGGGGTGTCTCTGACGGAATAAACGAAGCTGGATTGAGTGTTGCGCTCGCCTATGGTGGGCGTTCCGAAACCGCAACGGGCTTTGGCATCACGACGATATTGAGATATGTTCTGGAAACCTGTGATACGGTTTCGCAGGCGCTATCGGTGCTAGGTCGCGTACCATCACATATGGCGTATAACGTTGTTTTGGCGGACGCCGAGGGACATACCGCAAGTGTAGAGCTGACGCCCGGAGGCGGGTGTAAGCGGATGCGGAAGGCCATTGCGACCAATCATCAAAGCGGTCCGAAAATGGCGGAGCGTCCCGAATTTACACGAAGTTTCGAGAGGCTCTCACATCTGGATCAGCTTGACGTGCCGCCAGAAGAGTTATGCGCTCAATTTCTGGATGCGCCGTTGTTGCAGCACAGGTACAGCGAGGGGTTTGGTACACTATTCACAGCAGAATACGATCCCAAGAGGCGTTCTCTGGCTCTGACCATGGCCGGCGTGCACTGGACGCAAAAATTGGGTGATTTTCGCGAAGGTCAGGAAACCATCAGGTACGCAGCAGAACGCGCAGTAACCGCGGATCAGCCCGACGGGCAGCGTCCGAAATGGTCGATGGCGGGGCTCATCGACTGGTCCGAAGTCGCTACAGATTACGCTAGTGGTTGCGGGAAGGAGATTTGGCAGTATCTGCCTTCCAGCGACAGGACCGCGCAACAACCTGGTAAGAAGACGATGGAGATGGTTGAGTAG
- a CDS encoding PHB depolymerase family esterase: MKFFNVGAMGPAFDAARLSNANSLVERTLSQHGLWPADDGLQRSKPLGDQAPMDPMAQFGSKLKAPRNNRSQHRKTYTCRAGSREYLIYVPEVASEQASGVVMMLHGCTQSPEDFAAGTGMNALADLHGFVVVYPVQARGNNAQSCWNWFSVADQRRGAGEPAILAGLAAEVAADHKVDRANTFVAGLSAGAAMAAILGETYPDVFAAVGAHSGLPKGAARDVPSAFGAMSGKILDAALPSKSGSTVRTIAFHGTRDSTVHPENSERIFRRATNIRGSSGNATTELGTQNGRSYERCIVWGDDGVPTAELWRVEGQGHAWSGGDKSGSYTDDQGPDASREMVRFFFNCVEGV, from the coding sequence ATGAAATTTTTCAACGTGGGCGCAATGGGCCCGGCGTTTGATGCCGCGCGGCTATCAAATGCGAACTCTCTTGTTGAGCGCACCCTGTCGCAACATGGTCTGTGGCCCGCAGATGATGGGTTGCAAAGGTCAAAACCGCTGGGCGATCAGGCACCTATGGACCCGATGGCGCAGTTTGGTTCGAAGCTGAAAGCGCCACGGAATAACAGGTCGCAACATCGTAAAACCTATACCTGTCGCGCAGGTAGCCGCGAGTATCTCATTTACGTTCCGGAGGTCGCATCGGAGCAGGCCAGTGGCGTGGTGATGATGCTTCACGGCTGCACGCAATCGCCAGAGGACTTTGCGGCAGGCACCGGCATGAACGCGCTCGCCGATTTGCATGGTTTCGTAGTCGTCTATCCAGTGCAGGCGCGGGGAAACAACGCCCAATCCTGTTGGAATTGGTTCTCTGTGGCTGATCAGCGCCGAGGGGCCGGAGAACCCGCAATCCTTGCGGGATTGGCTGCTGAAGTGGCAGCAGATCACAAGGTCGACCGCGCAAATACCTTTGTTGCCGGACTATCTGCCGGGGCTGCCATGGCAGCAATTTTGGGCGAAACCTATCCCGACGTATTCGCCGCAGTTGGCGCTCACTCGGGTTTGCCCAAAGGGGCGGCACGCGACGTCCCATCGGCATTTGGTGCGATGTCCGGTAAGATTCTCGACGCGGCACTACCGTCAAAGAGTGGGTCAACGGTTCGTACAATAGCGTTTCACGGCACGCGTGACAGCACAGTTCACCCCGAAAACAGCGAGCGTATTTTTCGCCGTGCCACCAATATCCGTGGTTCATCCGGCAACGCTACGACGGAACTTGGTACGCAGAATGGTCGCTCTTACGAGAGATGCATCGTTTGGGGAGACGACGGTGTTCCCACGGCGGAGTTATGGCGTGTGGAGGGGCAGGGGCACGCGTGGTCAGGAGGAGATAAGTCCGGCTCTTACACTGATGATCAAGGTCCTGATGCAAGCCGAGAGATGGTGCGCTTTTTCTTCAATTGTGTGGAAGGTGTATAG
- a CDS encoding CopG family transcriptional regulator codes for MSNVKQLRDRLPENEKITINLGFVDLGRIDLLVQEGFYSNRSDLIRTAIRNQLDTHSGVVSQTLERHTMELGLRDFSRQDLEKVRDAGEKLHIKVVGLARFDADISAELALQTIASINVLGALQASKDLKEALADRIS; via the coding sequence ATGAGTAACGTGAAACAGCTGCGAGACCGGCTTCCAGAGAACGAGAAGATTACCATCAACCTGGGCTTTGTAGACCTGGGCCGGATAGATCTGCTCGTTCAGGAAGGTTTCTACTCAAATCGCAGTGACCTCATACGCACGGCAATTCGGAACCAGCTTGATACGCACTCCGGCGTCGTCAGCCAAACACTCGAGCGGCATACGATGGAGTTGGGGCTGCGAGACTTTTCCCGACAAGATCTGGAGAAGGTGCGCGATGCAGGTGAGAAACTGCATATCAAGGTGGTGGGACTTGCGCGGTTCGACGCGGATATCAGCGCGGAGCTCGCGTTGCAGACGATCGCTTCCATCAATGTGCTCGGCGCCCTACAGGCCAGCAAAGACCTAAAAGAGGCGCTTGCTGATCGCATTAGCTAG
- a CDS encoding PRC-barrel domain-containing protein, with amino-acid sequence MKRFASLLLAAGMAAGPALAESHLDTENLIRSRDITGGDIYTLNGPMDEDTWGNWEADGVGPDWNDIGEIEDIILDREGQMIGIVAEIGGFLDIGDKHVLLPIEDIRLTPVDDKTFVIVTRKTEEQLEEMDAVDEGWWN; translated from the coding sequence ATGAAACGCTTTGCATCTCTACTGCTTGCAGCCGGAATGGCTGCTGGTCCTGCGCTGGCGGAAAGCCACTTGGATACCGAAAATCTGATCCGGTCCCGCGACATCACCGGTGGTGATATCTACACGCTGAACGGTCCCATGGACGAAGACACCTGGGGCAACTGGGAGGCCGACGGCGTTGGACCAGACTGGAACGATATCGGCGAGATCGAGGATATCATTCTCGACCGTGAGGGGCAGATGATCGGTATCGTGGCAGAGATCGGCGGTTTCCTCGATATTGGTGACAAGCATGTGCTTCTCCCCATAGAGGATATTCGGCTGACGCCTGTTGACGATAAAACCTTCGTCATCGTCACGCGCAAAACCGAGGAACAACTCGAGGAAATGGACGCGGTCGATGAAGGTTGGTGGAATTGA
- a CDS encoding STAS/SEC14 domain-containing protein codes for MTAFQHGSIHSIPTTTADVHAFKIEGHVDDDDMEAMSKYMNDVFDQAPGKVSMLLDLSSMTGRDLDIMFDDDVLKAQVRSWSKVARYAVIGAPESAATMIKWADKVIPVEARAFDSAETSSAWEFVGANPQTV; via the coding sequence ATGACTGCGTTCCAACACGGCTCAATCCACTCGATCCCGACAACCACAGCAGACGTTCACGCCTTCAAAATCGAAGGCCATGTTGATGATGATGATATGGAAGCGATGTCGAAATACATGAATGATGTTTTCGATCAGGCCCCGGGCAAAGTCAGCATGCTGCTCGACCTGAGCAGCATGACGGGTCGCGATCTTGATATCATGTTTGACGACGATGTTCTGAAAGCACAGGTTCGGTCCTGGTCCAAGGTTGCGCGATATGCGGTTATCGGTGCGCCCGAAAGTGCAGCAACAATGATCAAATGGGCCGATAAGGTCATTCCGGTAGAAGCACGTGCATTTGATAGCGCCGAGACTTCTTCCGCTTGGGAGTTCGTAGGAGCCAACCCGCAAACGGTCTGA